ttctagtAGATGTTGGGGTtgtaaaaagggaaaaaattattttgtttagaaaggTACTTTAACTAACTTGGTTTTTTAGACTTTATTGtgatatttcagaatttattaatCCTTTGATGCAGATGAAATGCCAGTACCgcttttatatatcttttttgaTGCTccaattacaaacaaaaatctattttgatattttttaattattaaaaacagtctaatagttactaaaatttttttgtccaactatcagaattatatttgcactaaaatctgaaaatgtaGTATGAAATGTagtatttttccattcatattcaaaaatatatcaataattgatttgttaaattaaatatattccagtgataaataactgtttctcttagatctaaataagggcaaataaatgaaaatttttgtttgtaagtgagccttgtttgaaaaattttacctttaaaaaaaaaaaaaaaatgctgcattttataaccataatttatagaaatgcttaagatgctaaatataatatttttatatttttcacttattttgacctaaaataatacaaaataataaaaaaagtatgaaaaatatgtttaataaaaattctgcttcaaaggTTTAAGCCAATAATAATCACATTCATTATGCATTTCTAATTGtgatattaagttaaatttgttatagcttattaattttaaataatattaagctcaaaatcaaaatgaatttttctaatacAGTCAGAGGTACAAAATACATGCTCTAGAAGAAAACATTTCATCCAGgaagtgtttaattttatcattgcaAGCCATAGTGCTGAAGCCATcaacattttaatgcattttcagattaaaataatttgggaaaataaaatttaaaataaatttttttaagtattttaatataaattgggaaatattacaattatgaatagaaatatataatgtaagGATTGGATTATatacttctaattttttaaaataggtttaTAGGAGTTGTGTTAAAGTTATaattctgtataaaaatatataatataagaataattattttataatagtatatttcAAACTAAGATAAATGTTcatgtgaaattttttgattaatataaaattcctATTGTTTCtaaggtttttattttgtaatttttttcctaaatcttttaattcagtCGCTATCACTTATGAATTgagttttcaaatatctttcaaaaaccttgttttaattaaatctctgagattttattaatatttccgtTAGAATTGGAGTCAAtctatcaaaatacaaattagtGACAGATATATGCccatatttctgttatttaggAATAgcgataaataaaatagtacctatttgatgattttatttacagtaaatttgaatttaatacatttagctgtaattttaatttagctgtGTTAAAAGACTAAAGTAGATACATTTTCTATGTTTTGTGAaagataacaaattaaaaaatattttaatttttttctttttttattgaataaattttatttattagataattttaagttacatttgagcaaaaaaatttcagattttccaAGTTAAGCTTACCTTACATAAAGCActtgtagcaataaatttttttttatcaagtttagCTGTTGAATGactcatataatttaatattttaattatctaaaatttcagttataattttttatattcgatttctaaattataatttgatgtacaagtttcaataaaagtatttgaaaaatagctgaacttaatgttttgtgtttattttattgtagtaattagtaaaatttatcaattattttatattttgctttgtccTTTGTTGTAATCAATAAACATTTCTCCTCtgcttttgtttttatcttgttGCCAGCTTAGAGTTCCTCTATTAATGATTGTTTTTATGTTGTAAAAGCAGCTAAAGGTTTACGAAAAAATGGTGAGCAGTCTAACCTAGCAAATGGACATACTTTTCGCAATGGCGTTAGTCATCGAAATGGTATACAAAAGTTCTTATTATAACTAGGTCTTAATTGCATGCTAATTTGTAAAATTCCTATTGAAATCTATATCTGTTgatgaattatttcaatttttttatagatgaattttgaataaacaaattaattttttcattttatataaattatttacattacttattattatttttgcatgcttcaaaaaattacataaattaaaacatcataaattttttcatttaagatgTGACTAATAGtggtagttaaaattataaattcagaaaaatcaaaaacttttaaatttggcAGGTTTCTGGctcattttataactgtttttattcaaatttcaaaaaaaaaaatttgaaagcccTTTGTCGCCTTAAAGTAAGCAAATAATGTTGAAAATCTTTAGTCTATAGTTATTACAGTTTatagtataattattaaatgagttagagtataaaagttttaagaaaatctagGAACTTTACTTGCCTAAGCATTTACAATTCTATTATAAAACGTTTTTGCTGTCcttaatgttaaaattcaatttcaatattctAGTAATCTTGActtctcaaaagaaaaactcTTAGGTCAAGCAACAAACTCTTCTAGTAATCTTGATTCTAGTAATCTTGACTAAAATTCTAGTAATCTTGActtctcaaaagaaaaactcTTAGGTCAAGCAACAAACGAGGAatgaatttactttaattaaaaaatttatgaaattaacacgtatttaaaaataataattaataaaaagttaaaattagaatgaaattatcaaaattaagaagTATATAAGTTTAGTTTGCCTTGCTTTTTGTAATCCTTGTATACATTTGCCCTTTgcttgtgctttttttttaatgttgcttGCTTAGCATACATGTAATAATGCTTGTTTTCATGTCCCTAAAAGCAGCcaaagatttgaaaaagaaagatgtGAAGTCTAAACCAACTAATGAATATGATACCTTACAGAATGCTTTTTGTCATTTGAATGGTATATGAGAGTTCATGTtctaatttttgtgtaaaaataatagattataataaatttaagaataataaatttttaagtattaataatagtttattaaaaattatatttgtctgTAGTTATAGCTTTGTTGAATTATTGTAACTTGTAaggtatttcaatttatttaagaggtagttaatttttgattatgcattatttttttgaattgttcaaATTCTATGTTGTTCAAATGGTATATGAGAGTtcatgttataatttttgtataaaaataatagattataataaatttaagaataataaatttttaagtatttataatagtttattaaaaattttatttgtctgtAGTTATAGCTTTGTTGAATTATTGTAACTCGTAaggtatttcaatttatttaagaagtagttaattttttattgcgcattatttttttgaattgttcaaATTTGAAACCCATTTATActgtgaatttatttataattattagagtGAATTATTAAACTTTGAGAGATATTTTTGTGACAATTTATTTGCAATCTGTTGTTGAAGTATTCaagtttgataataataataataagagtaaatttgttaattcaatacaatacaataaaagtaagaaataaacaaacatgaAACAAATAAAGTCTCTTTTCAATCTATAGTCCATGTCAGCAACTACAGAATTGAGTTTATATATTACGACAGAtataagaaaatagaattttaaaaaaagaatacacaTACACAAtggaaacataaaatataaattatataattattttatttatttattcatgaaattacTAACTATATCTTGCAGATGATGATGAAAGTGAACTAGAAGGTTATGTCGTATCATCGGAATCTTGTGCTTTCCCTTCTGTCGCAGGACGACTGGTTCGTGAAGTCGAGCCTGGTGAGATTGTTGAGATAACGAAAAAGGGTATTCGATCCATATGCATTCTTCCCAGACCAAAAGGGAGCAGCAATCcagcattttgtatttttgaatatgtttattttgCAAGACCAGACAGCATGATGGAAGGTTTGTAAATCACTACTATCTCCTCATTAAATTCCATATAACTTGCTAACATATTTGTTATATTACAATACAAGatactttattatatatatacctgccaagtctcctgtttttgaCGAAGACTCCTGCATTTTAtgactatctcctgtttacctgcatttttagcaaaaattttaaaaaaaattttttttggcgaTAAAATATCTGCTGATGGCAAAAGTACTTCTCTTATACCTCAACAGATGGTGTTACTGCCAGTACTCCAGTATATtgagtgttaatagtttaagtaattataaataaaggtttaaataaatctttagattatatgatttatatacatattttttacttttcataaatatttgtgcttatatttccaattttgaactTCTCTTTTCGACTTACATGATGTATCAAAGCACTCATAGCCTAAAAAAATGTCGATagtaaaaactgcattttatttctccaacGTTGGCAAGtaagtatatatttcaaatacattATCAGCTTGTTATATAGAGAATGTCAGatatagataaattaaatcTCAGTCCATCTAGATAGTGAATTAAAATagacatttaataataatggaaacactaacatttaagtaatttagtaaaatttttaaatcattttagtagaatttttaaatcattgtattCTGAACTGTATTCTgaacatattgttttttttttctttgaagagaCATAAAATGCTACAAATTCAAATGCGTGATACAATGCAATGAGgagttatttttatgcaaacgaatttaatattttttacttctaatttttaacaataactaTTTGTTAATTACTATTATAGGTCAAATGGTGTACACAGCAAGAATGGAATGTGGTAGACAGCTTGCAATACAAGCTCCTATTGAAGCAGATGTTGTAAGTGCAGTACCAGAATCTGCAACTCCAGCTGCAATTGGATATGCAGAACAAGTTagtattcatttgttttaagcttttatttttatgtagtacttatatattctttattagCACTGCcctatttaagtataaaatagaTGCCAGATAGGAAGATTAGGTTAACAAATtacatgacaaaaataattcagctgAGCTATATATTCTTCATTGGtgcatttgtatttttctattccagtttattcagtttttgaaattcatagCTGGTTTTGAATAAGACATGGCTTTTAAGATATGGTACagcttaaaattatgaaaatgtttttcttacatGTGTTTATTACTGTGATACAATACAATGAAGAGCCAAACTGCacaatacaagtttaaaattaatgtattctcTGGAGagtgttttatttcttagtatttttttttccaaaatattttttaaaatagcatgtTCTGATAGTGATCTTTGAAAAGAAAGATGTCATTTTTGCTCACTTGCTTTCCAAACACTACATGCTGACTGTTAACATTTAAAGgtgtaagttataaaataatgatattaaaaaaataattaattaattaataaaatactagcTATACGTGTATTTACTCACATAACAAGTATTTCAGACATacattaatgcatttatttgagTGAAATCAATGTATGCCACTTTTGCAAGATTTTAATACTTTACAATGACATACATATATCATGCTATATTGCAGATGTATTAAATAAGACTCAATTTtaacatcatattttttaaaagttatgatatcatctgaagttaaaataaagaaataaatgctaTAGATAAAAGATGACAAACTGAATTCCCAACAGTTgccacaagtttaaaaaaattttaattaccataaaatattttttctttcaaacatcatgcttttgaagatttttgaatagaattttgtgttatttcacataaaattaaacataaaaacatacatatctGAAACAGATCAATATTCATCGTCATCATGAGGGGGGCACTGTCCAAGGGGGTGGGAAGAAGTTGCAAGCAATCCTTTTTCTGACAATGGTTCCTCACTTATTAAACTTCCAAAATCTCTCTCAACTGCAACTATCCATCACAATTTGAGCCCATCTCATCGTTACAAAAACAAGCCTTTTTACAGGATTTCAGTCACTCATTCTAAAAGTGGatcaatattattgttttaaaatattttttgaatgcaatTAATTTGAATTGCAAAAATATGCACATAAGTATTAatcatttacagaaaaaattatcaattgcaTTAGGACTAAAGAccaacaaatttaccaatttcgGTTTACTTTAAGAGATTGTAAAGTTAATGTGGTTTATGAAGAATTGAGGCATGTATAATTGTGttacacttattttttactctGATATCTAAATCTGACTATATGCAATATTAAGTAATTTcgatcataaaaaaaagtactaaaaagattatttaaaaggCAAGCTGCTAAAAAGTctattattgattaatattataaaatagtttttgcaacatattaaattcattaaactaTGATTCGtataacttttcataaattaaatgaattcatAATTATGGATACAATTTTACtcattatttaacataaagtaatatgtttttataatgacATACAGTTAAAGTTACAGTAGTTGTTTTAAGCATCAATATTTCTACAATTTCATcataaactgaatatttatttatctatttttttgacCATATAGGCtaattgaaattatacaaatattttccatttttgttaactttgaaattttgttaactttttaattttgtcaacttagaaacttttttttatttttaacacagaataaaatataattcaaaatatgacGACTTACAATTTAgcaaataagtaatattttttaaattttataattaattattctgaaatagatgtaataattcaaataattaacaaattcttATTCCAGGCAAAAATCCCTTACATGGAAGTACTCTGTAAAAACAGATATGTGGGAAGAACTTTCATCCAGCCAAGCACAAGACTAAGACAGTTGGCAGTTCTCAAGAAATTTGGTCCTCTGAGTGCCAACTTCAAAGGGAAAAGAATAGTACTGATTGATGATTCAATTGTAAGGGGGAACACAATGGGGGCCATAATCAGAATGCTAAGGGAAGCAGGAGCAGAAGAggtaatttaaacaattaacacacaaaattattatttttttaaaaaataatttttaaaaaagggactGAATGTAGTAACTTTTCTTCATTGTGATGCAaggcagtaaataaaataaaacataatttttttttttagaaataaggaaagaaatagGTTTGTTAAGGTTTATAGTTTTGTAGTtatgagtaaaatatttgttttgtctaCATAAGGCCTGTTTAgacgatccaatttcttggacagagattgattgatattgatggaaacttgttttgctttgagctttGAACGTGTAAACAAACATCCAAGAACTTGGTCCAACTTcttggacgatagtagagcatgttctactttccatccaagttttttctcccttaaccaatcagcgtcttaggttttgtgacgtcaacaagctggcagcaaattatgtcattttgttgtgggttttcataaattttagtccaaataaattgatctgttgaggtttatttgtattattatgattttatataaatttatttagtaattttaaacttatgtaagcattattttataatgtcgaatatgaacaatgcgcaagtttttctttcaacgaatcagcgacattcaagaacttggatagtgtcaacgaatcatccaatttcttggacagagaaatccgtccaatttctcggattcaagaaattggaccgtgtaaacaggcctATAGTTTCAGTGTTTGACAAAGTGTGAGACCAGCTCCTCCCCCCAAAAAGAAAGAATCCACTTTAAtccattgttattttacttcagaaacaaaaaatttgccaTCTAAACAAAGATTCCCAAAAATCAAAGctgataaacatatttttgataaacatatttaatatctatttgaaacttatttaacatacaatatatttaaaaacatataatgttCACCTCTAGGATAAATCCCAAACTGACACCAATAGACCATCAATACATTTCTTGTGTGTAAAcaagaaaatcatatttaactTCTAAATTACTCATCAAATGGCCAATCTCTATAATATTGGGTGTTAGTTTTattgttgttgaaaatttttgaatcgaaGCAAATGATTGTTTGTAATTGTaacagttaagaaaaaaaatcagttagaggaacaaaaacagtttaatattatttaaaaacatttttgttatttcactCCTAATTGTTAGTATTTTACTAAACTACACTTTTAGttataatgcaaataataattaaacaattcaaCGAAGAtccaattttccaaatttttggtaaatactgttttatttttttaatataacttttttgaattatgtttaataatattatttatcatacaGTGTGTATTAAAATGATCatcctaaatttatatttttagaattctcgaaaaaaaatgaaattaaaaaaatactgattagaGATGAATTAggagtgaaaaaaataacgccaatgttaatttaataatgaagattaatggtttttaattaattaagataatttttctgttttaggtTCATATACGTATAGCATCACCACCTCTTCATCATCCATGTTATATGGGAATAAATATTCCAACCAGAGAAGAGCTTATCGCCAACAAATTGAATGCTGATCAACTAGCTGAACAAATTGGCGCCAACAGTTTAGTTTACCTCGATGTTGCCAACTTGAAAAATGCAGTAAAAGCAAATTcaacaatggataaaaaatCTGAGAGACATTGTACAGCGTGTTTGACAGGAGAATATCCCGTTGCCTTGGAGTGGTAGATGctcttcagaaatatttattattgttcctATTTCATGATCTCATAGATCAACAATCGTACAATGAATTTCAGAGCTCACAACAcatatatttattctgaaattcaagatttttttatatgtattttcaattgtttgttttaatgaCTGAGGCTAAAGCAGAATTTTTgtatatggatatttttataagtgcCATTTGCCCACCAGTTggcaatttaattaatgatgttTTGGACACTTGAGTGCAAAGGGGCatacataaattaaactaattctaGCACTGTGATAAATGATATTGTAAAAAGCAATTGACAGCCTTAAAATTATGTCAATTGTACACAAGTACCTGCTTATATATGAGTAAGTCAATTCTTATAAATGTAGACATTGTGGAAGTAGTTactgatttaaattacaattatatattacaaatatgcTACATAAAATTTTCGTAAACTATGAACAGCAtacaaagatatatattttcacaaatatgtATTCAGCTAgcagttataattaaattgaaatattccattcttataagaaattaagtaatgctttctataaaatttatgctttaaatttaaagaatagcATTCATATTcgtatgtttcaaattttaagtaatgctttctataaaatttatgctttaaatttgaataacattCATATTTGTatgtacatataaatattatatttatattatgaaaatttatttgtaggttactaaaattttcataaaacttaataGGTGAATTAAGGTCTAATAGATTCATTCACTAAAGgcataaagaatattaattcaagacattcagtaataaaattttaattaacttattttttctcaattacatatatt
This window of the Parasteatoda tepidariorum isolate YZ-2023 chromosome 4, CAS_Ptep_4.0, whole genome shotgun sequence genome carries:
- the LOC107441410 gene encoding amidophosphoribosyltransferase isoform X10 encodes the protein MSLSKYEDFELQTACGIFGCLATGEWPTNLDVAHIIYLGLIALQHRGQESCGITTSNGDLSNVNTHKMAGLVTHAFKEEDLAKLKGNLGIGHTRYSTAGGTQHLNTQPFVVHTKHGVLAIAHNGELVNAPQLRREIIEKGVGLSTESDSELMVQILCMPPPEPNNECEGKPDWPARIKNLMSRTKTSYALLIMNGDTIYAVRDPYGNRPLCIGKLVPPRGSLDDDESELEGYVVSSESCAFPSVAGRLVREVEPGEIVEITKKGIRSICILPRPKGSSNPAFCIFEYVYFARPDSMMEGQMVYTARMECGRQLAIQAPIEADVVSAVPESATPAAIGYAEQAKIPYMEVLCKNRYVGRTFIQPSTRLRQLAVLKKFGPLSANFKGKRIVLIDDSIVRGNTMGAIIRMLREAGAEEVHIRIASPPLHHPCYMGINIPTREELIANKLNADQLAEQIGANSLVYLDVANLKNAVKANSTMDKKSERHCTACLTGEYPVALEW